In one window of Thermus aquaticus DNA:
- a CDS encoding OmpH family outer membrane protein, which translates to MKRLPLAALFLALGALLTPMLAQNKNVATRIGFVDADALVQAHPDYKKVQDVQAQARKELSPLEERLKPLDQKVRSGQASAKERQDYEALAKTYQDTLKKWQDRQNTVLKPILEDVDRAIAKVAKAQGFAVVMSRQVAAQSGLVVYADEDTDLTQAVIKELKR; encoded by the coding sequence ATGAAGCGGCTTCCCTTAGCGGCCCTCTTCCTGGCCTTAGGCGCTCTCCTCACCCCCATGCTGGCCCAGAACAAAAACGTGGCCACCCGCATTGGCTTCGTGGACGCCGACGCCCTGGTCCAGGCCCACCCCGACTACAAGAAGGTGCAGGACGTCCAGGCCCAGGCCCGCAAGGAGCTTTCCCCTCTGGAGGAGAGGCTCAAGCCCCTGGACCAGAAGGTGCGCAGCGGCCAGGCCAGCGCCAAGGAGCGCCAGGACTACGAGGCCCTGGCCAAGACCTACCAGGACACCCTGAAGAAGTGGCAGGACCGGCAGAACACGGTGCTGAAGCCCATCCTGGAGGACGTGGACCGGGCCATCGCCAAGGTGGCCAAGGCCCAGGGCTTCGCCGTGGTCATGAGCCGCCAGGTGGCGGCCCAGTCCGGGCTGGTGGTCTACGCCGACGAGGACACCGACCTCACCCAGGCCGTCATCAAGGAGCTGAAGCGCTAA
- a CDS encoding CBS and ACT domain-containing protein encodes MLVRDWMTKDPLTVSPDTPVLEAINLLKQKKFRRLPVVKDGKLLGLVTDKDLKDAMPSKATTLSVWEMNYLLSKLTVEEVMAKPVVTVGADEPLEKAALIMEEKKIGGLPVMEGDKLVGIITVTDVLRAFIEVLGLRLGGLRITVDIPDIPGALAQMAQAVPPANIVSIATAAHLDGYQRLVMRVVGEDVEGVPERLKAAGKRVVDVRPG; translated from the coding sequence ATGCTGGTCAGGGACTGGATGACCAAGGACCCCCTCACCGTGAGCCCGGATACCCCGGTATTGGAGGCCATTAACCTGTTGAAGCAGAAGAAGTTCCGCCGCCTCCCGGTGGTCAAGGACGGGAAGCTCTTGGGCCTGGTCACCGACAAGGACCTCAAGGACGCCATGCCCTCCAAGGCCACCACCCTTTCCGTCTGGGAGATGAACTACCTCCTCTCCAAGCTCACGGTGGAGGAGGTGATGGCCAAGCCGGTGGTCACCGTGGGGGCCGACGAGCCCCTGGAGAAGGCCGCTTTGATCATGGAGGAGAAGAAAATCGGGGGCCTGCCGGTGATGGAAGGGGACAAGCTGGTGGGGATCATCACCGTCACCGACGTGCTCCGGGCTTTCATTGAGGTGCTGGGCCTCCGGCTTGGCGGCCTGCGCATCACCGTGGACATCCCCGACATCCCCGGGGCCCTGGCCCAGATGGCCCAGGCGGTTCCCCCCGCCAACATCGTCTCCATCGCCACCGCCGCCCACCTGGACGGGTACCAGCGCCTGGTCATGAGGGTGGTGGGCGAGGATGTGGAAGGGGTGCCCGAGCGCCTGAAGGCCGCTGGGAAGCGGGTGGTGGACGTGCGCCCCGGCTAG
- the pheA gene encoding prephenate dehydratase, with the protein MRIAFQGTEGAYSEEALLKTFPGAMPLGFPTFHQVFEAVEGGEADLGVVPVENTTAGSINQTYDLLLESDLHVVGEIVHRVEHCLLAPKGTELKDLKAVKSHPQALAQCDGFLARLRLTPIPVFDTAGAAKSLAEAPEPGVGAIASRRAAELYGLEILAENIEDYPHNYTRFFVIGREEAKRGEGPYKTSVVFAVRHRPGGLLEALSAFAEAGVNLTKLESRPRRDKPFSYLFYLDLEGHVEDPGPAQALLTLLRRAAFLKVLGSYPAYKNGG; encoded by the coding sequence ATGAGGATCGCCTTCCAGGGCACCGAGGGCGCCTACAGCGAGGAGGCCCTCCTGAAGACCTTTCCCGGGGCCATGCCCCTGGGCTTTCCCACCTTCCACCAGGTCTTTGAGGCGGTGGAAGGCGGCGAGGCCGACCTGGGCGTGGTGCCCGTGGAGAACACCACCGCCGGCAGCATCAACCAGACCTACGACCTTCTCCTGGAAAGCGACCTCCACGTGGTGGGGGAGATCGTCCACCGGGTGGAGCACTGCCTCCTGGCCCCTAAAGGCACGGAGCTCAAGGACCTGAAGGCGGTGAAGAGCCACCCCCAGGCCCTGGCCCAGTGCGACGGCTTCCTGGCCCGGCTCCGCCTCACGCCTATCCCGGTCTTTGACACCGCCGGGGCGGCCAAAAGCCTGGCCGAGGCCCCCGAGCCCGGGGTGGGGGCCATCGCCTCGAGGCGGGCCGCCGAGCTTTACGGCCTGGAGATCCTGGCGGAAAACATTGAGGACTACCCCCACAACTACACCCGCTTCTTCGTCATCGGCCGGGAAGAGGCCAAGCGGGGGGAAGGCCCCTACAAGACCAGCGTGGTCTTCGCCGTGCGCCACCGCCCCGGGGGGCTTTTAGAGGCCCTTTCCGCCTTCGCCGAGGCAGGGGTGAACCTCACCAAGCTGGAGTCCAGGCCCAGGCGGGACAAGCCCTTCAGCTACCTCTTCTACCTGGACCTGGAGGGCCACGTGGAGGACCCGGGGCCCGCCCAGGCCCTCCTCACCCTCCTCCGCCGGGCCGCCTTCCTGAAGGTGCTGGGCTCCTACCCCGCCTACAAAAACGGGGGCTAG
- a CDS encoding response regulator: MEEVARLLVVDDDPGIRYLLEVLLSGSGHEVVLAESAREALARLKEETPDLIILDIMMPDMDGLTLLGRIRAVRRLARVPVILFTGGGRELEGAGKALGADLFLEKPISGRRLKQAVEGLLAREGYLLPGGERAASLEEVRARLRQAMPEEGRFQALWRKTASRKALIQNLMAKGWTEALVRRVLPGDYDLYDLLGHLAYGWPLVPIAERAARVQDPRLAGALKAYLEAKRLPLEGNGLVEELASLLYA; the protein is encoded by the coding sequence ATGGAGGAGGTGGCGAGGCTCTTGGTGGTGGATGACGATCCGGGGATCCGGTACCTCCTCGAGGTCCTCCTTTCGGGCTCGGGCCACGAGGTGGTTCTGGCGGAAAGCGCCAGGGAGGCCCTGGCCCGCCTCAAAGAGGAGACCCCGGACCTCATCATCCTGGACATCATGATGCCGGATATGGACGGCCTCACCCTCCTGGGCCGCATCCGGGCGGTGCGGCGGCTTGCCAGGGTGCCCGTGATCCTCTTCACGGGCGGGGGGCGGGAGCTGGAGGGGGCGGGCAAGGCCCTGGGGGCCGACCTCTTTCTGGAAAAGCCCATCTCGGGCCGCAGGCTGAAGCAGGCGGTGGAAGGCCTCCTCGCCCGGGAGGGCTACCTCCTCCCCGGCGGGGAGCGGGCGGCCTCCTTGGAGGAAGTGCGGGCCCGCCTGCGCCAGGCCATGCCCGAGGAGGGCCGCTTCCAGGCCCTCTGGCGCAAGACCGCAAGCCGGAAGGCCCTTATCCAGAACCTCATGGCCAAGGGCTGGACCGAGGCCCTCGTGAGGCGGGTCCTCCCCGGGGATTACGACCTCTACGACCTCCTGGGCCACCTGGCCTACGGCTGGCCCCTGGTGCCCATCGCCGAGCGGGCTGCCCGGGTCCAGGACCCCCGCCTGGCCGGGGCCCTGAAGGCCTACCTGGAGGCCAAGAGGCTTCCCTTGGAGGGGAACGGCCTGGTGGAAGAGCTGGCCTCCCTTCTCTATGCTTGA
- a CDS encoding lipid II:glycine glycyltransferase FemX: MPELLEIREPEAWNQVVAGFPITSALQSWGWGEVKRLSGWEPKRLLVLEEGRPIGAAQVLLKALPGGLCLAYAPRGPALLALEDLPRVARALAQGVRGTHLVLEPEAGLPAEEAPPAFPGLLPEEPVQPGYSLWLDLTQGEEALLKGMKEMHRRNARLATKRVALSIEGEEAFPEFFRLFEETNRRAKLLQHSEAYYRAVLREMNQPLGEAFLALARKDGEALAAGLFVAFAGKVDYLYGGSARKHLEAKAPMGMHLAAIRHGLARGYRIYDLWGVPRNPEGSHAEGIFRFKEGFGGQRVQFPAYALPLSPLYRPLKALLRLRKTWVNLRVRGNPRDVLG, from the coding sequence GTGCCGGAGCTTTTGGAGATCCGCGAACCCGAGGCCTGGAACCAGGTGGTGGCGGGCTTCCCCATCACCAGCGCCCTGCAGTCCTGGGGCTGGGGGGAGGTCAAGCGCCTCTCCGGCTGGGAGCCCAAGCGCCTTTTGGTCCTGGAGGAGGGAAGGCCCATAGGGGCCGCCCAGGTCCTCCTCAAGGCTTTGCCGGGGGGTCTCTGCCTGGCCTACGCCCCCAGGGGGCCCGCCCTCCTCGCCTTGGAGGACCTTCCCCGGGTAGCCCGGGCCCTGGCCCAGGGGGTGAGGGGTACCCACCTGGTCCTGGAGCCGGAGGCGGGCCTTCCCGCCGAGGAGGCCCCACCCGCTTTCCCGGGCCTCTTGCCCGAGGAGCCGGTCCAGCCCGGCTACTCCCTCTGGCTGGACCTCACCCAGGGGGAGGAGGCCCTTTTAAAGGGCATGAAGGAGATGCACCGCCGGAACGCCCGCCTGGCCACGAAGCGGGTGGCGCTTTCCATAGAGGGCGAAGAGGCCTTCCCCGAGTTTTTCCGCCTTTTTGAGGAGACCAACCGCCGGGCCAAGCTCCTCCAGCACAGCGAGGCCTACTACCGGGCCGTCCTGAGGGAGATGAACCAGCCTTTGGGCGAGGCCTTTCTGGCCCTGGCCAGGAAGGACGGGGAGGCCCTGGCAGCGGGCCTTTTCGTAGCCTTCGCCGGCAAAGTGGACTACCTCTATGGGGGAAGCGCCCGCAAGCACCTCGAGGCCAAGGCCCCCATGGGGATGCACCTGGCGGCCATCCGCCACGGCCTGGCCCGGGGCTACCGCATCTACGACCTCTGGGGGGTGCCCAGAAACCCGGAGGGGAGCCACGCCGAGGGGATCTTCCGCTTTAAGGAAGGCTTTGGGGGCCAAAGGGTCCAGTTCCCCGCCTACGCCCTGCCCCTCTCCCCCCTCTACCGTCCCTTGAAGGCCCTCCTTCGCCTGCGCAAGACCTGGGTCAACCTGCGGGTGCGGGGGAATCCCAGGGACGTGTTGGGCTAG
- a CDS encoding LptA/OstA family protein: MRKAFWLLLFGVSLAASSVRVIQVEGGRLSGDLRFGPWTFEGGVRGRVKDLEIQAPRATLLAPKGKTMQEAEGEREARFEGGVVVRRGRVEARGPTLVYREKTGEGELLGPARMSQEPRPGEDPVEVAADRMTFQVDTDTSTSENALLKSGNQEGRAGFVYYEEEKGLAVFTDAKEVVLTRKRREGDLVIRAKEVRSLTGPKRLIATGGVRLQDGDLLTTGDSLYYDDTTGEAIVLGRPAVSENKKEGFRLSGSTLLHNVNRRQVRVYGKPFRLPLEDFKKLGEK, from the coding sequence ATGAGAAAGGCCTTCTGGCTGTTGCTTTTCGGCGTCAGTTTGGCGGCCTCCAGCGTCCGGGTCATCCAGGTGGAGGGGGGAAGGCTTTCCGGGGACCTGCGCTTTGGCCCCTGGACCTTTGAGGGGGGGGTGAGGGGGCGGGTCAAGGACCTGGAGATCCAGGCCCCCAGGGCCACCCTCCTCGCGCCCAAGGGCAAGACCATGCAGGAGGCGGAAGGGGAGAGGGAGGCCCGCTTTGAGGGGGGCGTGGTGGTGCGAAGGGGCCGGGTGGAGGCCCGGGGGCCCACCCTGGTCTACCGGGAGAAGACGGGGGAAGGGGAGCTTCTAGGCCCCGCCAGGATGAGCCAGGAACCCAGGCCCGGGGAGGACCCGGTGGAGGTGGCGGCGGACCGCATGACCTTCCAGGTGGACACCGACACCTCCACCAGCGAAAACGCCCTTTTAAAAAGCGGCAACCAGGAGGGCCGGGCGGGCTTCGTCTACTACGAGGAGGAGAAGGGCCTGGCCGTCTTCACCGATGCCAAGGAGGTGGTCCTCACCCGCAAGCGCAGGGAGGGGGACCTGGTGATCCGGGCCAAGGAGGTGCGAAGTCTCACCGGGCCCAAGAGGCTCATCGCCACCGGGGGGGTGCGGCTCCAGGACGGGGACCTGTTGACCACCGGGGATAGCCTGTACTACGACGACACCACCGGGGAGGCCATCGTCCTGGGCAGGCCGGCGGTGAGCGAGAACAAGAAGGAAGGCTTCAGGCTTTCCGGCTCCACCCTCCTCCACAACGTGAACCGGCGCCAGGTTCGGGTCTACGGCAAGCCCTTCCGCCTGCCCCTCGAGGACTTTAAAAAGCTCGGGGAGAAGTAG
- a CDS encoding ABC transporter ATP-binding protein — MSKALLLRDITKRFPLVLANDRISLDLEWGEVLALVGENGAGKSTLMKIVYGLQPADEGEMWVDGKPYKPRSPQDAIRAGIGMVHQHFMLVEPFTVLENLVLGLEPGSSLFLNLEMAREKAQRLMEELGFQVPLDEKVENLPVGLQQRVEILKALYREARILILDEPTAVLTPQEAEELFRFLRTYVAKGNAVIFISHKLKEVLEVSDRITVVRDGRVVGTVKTRETSVEALARMMVGREVVLRVEKGPARPKEVVLEVEGLEAPPRLKGVSFSVRAGEIVGIAGVEGNGQTELVEALTGLRRYRGVARYLGKPLPSSAREVRALLVSHIPEDRLARGLVLDFSVRENAILGDQHRPPFRGFLGFLDEGAMEAHARALVEEFDVRPRSTELSARRFSGGNQQKIVVGRELLRGPRLLIAAQPTRGVDVGAIEFIHKELVAARDQGLAVLLVSADLSEILALSDRILVMYGGRIMGELTPQEATEERLGLLMAGISA; from the coding sequence GTGTCTAAGGCGCTTCTCCTTAGGGACATCACCAAGCGCTTCCCCCTGGTCCTGGCCAACGATCGCATCAGCCTGGACCTGGAGTGGGGGGAGGTGCTGGCCTTGGTGGGGGAAAACGGGGCGGGCAAGTCCACCCTGATGAAGATCGTCTACGGCCTCCAGCCGGCGGACGAGGGGGAGATGTGGGTGGACGGGAAGCCCTACAAACCCAGAAGCCCCCAGGATGCCATCCGGGCGGGGATCGGCATGGTGCACCAGCACTTCATGCTGGTGGAGCCCTTCACGGTGCTGGAGAACCTGGTCCTGGGCCTGGAGCCGGGAAGCTCCCTCTTCCTGAACCTGGAGATGGCCCGGGAAAAGGCCCAGAGGCTCATGGAGGAGCTGGGCTTCCAGGTGCCCTTGGACGAGAAGGTAGAGAACCTCCCCGTGGGCCTGCAACAGCGGGTAGAGATCCTCAAGGCCCTCTACCGGGAGGCCCGGATCCTGATCCTGGACGAGCCCACCGCCGTACTCACCCCCCAGGAGGCCGAGGAGCTTTTCCGCTTCCTCAGGACCTACGTGGCCAAGGGGAACGCCGTCATCTTCATCAGCCACAAGCTCAAGGAGGTCCTGGAGGTCTCGGACCGCATCACCGTGGTCCGGGACGGCAGGGTGGTGGGCACGGTGAAAACCCGGGAAACCTCGGTGGAGGCCCTGGCCCGGATGATGGTGGGCCGGGAGGTGGTCCTCAGGGTGGAAAAGGGCCCCGCCAGGCCGAAAGAGGTGGTCCTGGAGGTGGAGGGCCTCGAGGCCCCGCCCCGCCTCAAGGGGGTGAGCTTCAGCGTGCGGGCTGGGGAGATCGTGGGCATCGCCGGCGTGGAGGGCAACGGCCAGACGGAGCTGGTGGAAGCCCTCACCGGGCTCCGCCGCTACCGGGGGGTGGCCCGCTACCTGGGCAAGCCCCTTCCCTCCTCGGCCCGGGAGGTGCGGGCGCTTCTGGTGAGCCACATCCCCGAAGACCGCCTAGCCCGGGGCCTGGTCCTGGACTTCTCCGTCAGGGAGAACGCCATCCTAGGGGACCAGCACCGCCCTCCCTTCCGGGGCTTCCTGGGCTTCCTGGACGAAGGCGCCATGGAGGCCCACGCCAGGGCCCTGGTGGAGGAGTTTGACGTCCGCCCCCGCTCAACCGAGCTCTCCGCCAGGCGCTTCTCCGGGGGCAACCAGCAGAAGATCGTGGTGGGGCGCGAGCTCCTCAGAGGCCCCAGGCTCCTCATCGCCGCCCAGCCCACCCGGGGCGTAGACGTGGGGGCCATTGAGTTCATCCACAAGGAGCTGGTGGCGGCCCGGGACCAGGGCCTGGCGGTGCTTCTGGTCTCCGCCGACCTCTCCGAGATCCTGGCCCTCTCCGACCGCATCCTGGTCATGTACGGGGGCCGGATCATGGGGGAGCTCACCCCCCAGGAGGCCACGGAGGAGCGCCTGGGCCTCTTGATGGCAGGTATCTCCGCCTAA
- a CDS encoding BMP family lipoprotein, translated as MKRVLTLIAVLALGLSLAQVRVGIAFDAGGKFDRSFNQSAWEGAQKAAKELGVKLFDFEPADPSQVGQGIRTFAEEGFDLVIGVGFANEPAITATAKEFPKVKFAVIDAVPGEGKLPNAVGLVFREHEGSFLVGYIAGKMTRTGVVGFIGGMDIPLIHKFEAGFRAGAEYAFREDKIQGRVLVGYVGNTPAAWNDPAKAKEIAASQVRQGADIIYAAAGGSGLGLIDYVKQAKCLREGGNVRFVRKADPYAKVPKYADYERACGKDGTKATPLFFIGVDANQNYLGDTDNNPATLNHGLTSMLKRVDVATYEVIKSVVQKTFKGGVREFGLANNGVGYALDQYNKALIPAGVVSKLELLKQQIIKGQIKVPEKR; from the coding sequence ATGAAACGGGTTTTGACGCTTATCGCGGTGCTGGCCCTGGGCCTGAGCCTGGCCCAGGTTCGGGTAGGGATCGCCTTTGACGCCGGCGGCAAGTTTGACCGCTCCTTCAACCAGTCCGCCTGGGAAGGGGCGCAGAAGGCGGCCAAGGAGCTCGGGGTCAAGCTCTTTGACTTTGAGCCCGCCGACCCCTCCCAGGTGGGGCAGGGCATCCGCACCTTCGCCGAGGAGGGGTTTGACCTGGTGATCGGCGTGGGCTTCGCCAACGAGCCCGCCATCACCGCCACCGCCAAGGAGTTCCCCAAGGTGAAGTTCGCCGTCATTGACGCCGTGCCCGGGGAAGGGAAGCTACCCAACGCCGTGGGCCTGGTCTTCCGCGAGCACGAGGGGAGCTTCCTGGTGGGCTACATCGCCGGCAAGATGACCCGCACCGGGGTGGTGGGCTTCATCGGCGGCATGGACATCCCCCTCATCCACAAGTTTGAGGCGGGCTTCCGGGCCGGGGCCGAGTACGCCTTCAGGGAGGACAAGATCCAGGGCAGGGTCCTGGTGGGTTACGTGGGCAACACCCCCGCCGCCTGGAACGACCCCGCCAAGGCCAAGGAGATCGCCGCCAGCCAGGTGCGCCAGGGGGCCGACATCATCTACGCCGCTGCCGGCGGCTCGGGCCTGGGCCTCATTGACTACGTGAAGCAGGCCAAGTGCCTCAGGGAGGGGGGCAACGTCAGGTTCGTCCGCAAGGCCGACCCCTACGCCAAGGTGCCCAAGTACGCCGACTACGAGAGGGCTTGTGGCAAGGACGGCACCAAGGCCACACCCCTCTTTTTCATCGGCGTGGACGCCAACCAGAACTACCTGGGGGACACCGACAACAACCCCGCCACCCTGAACCACGGCCTCACCTCCATGCTGAAGCGGGTGGACGTGGCCACCTACGAGGTCATCAAGAGCGTGGTGCAGAAGACTTTCAAGGGCGGGGTCAGGGAGTTCGGCCTCGCCAACAACGGGGTGGGCTACGCCCTGGACCAGTACAACAAGGCCCTGATCCCCGCAGGCGTGGTCAGCAAGCTGGAACTCCTGAAGCAGCAGATCATCAAGGGCCAGATCAAGGTTCCTGAGAAGCGCTAG
- a CDS encoding cation:proton antiporter family protein has protein sequence MEALWVAAAFALGLLANRLGLPPLVGYLGAGFGLHTLGFRETEFLAHAAEMGVLLLLFSVGLKLRLKDLLEARVLGVGGLSLLLFSLLALPLVGLFPLALALGFSSTVMVLKLLEDKRELTAYHGRLAIGILILQDLVAVGLLALYGAKAVSPWALLLLFFPLLRFLLAWLLEKSGHDELLVLFGLGLALLGGEGFRQLGLSPELGALFMGALLSGHAKGAEMAKALWSLKEAFLVAFFLEIGMKQGLADVEVGPLFGLLLLSLLKAPLFFLLFLLLGLRARTGFVAGVYLGNYSEFALIVGVALERAGLLPLGLATLALTVALSMVLSAPPARHSHSLYRRLEPLLLRLERRGPHPDQEPQGLDGATALIVGMGRTGGAVYRILEARGERPVGLDADPEKVERHRAKGRRVLYGDAEDPELWERLDLSGLKAVVLALPDLEAKLLAARWIKERGFGGLVAATSFHLEEDPALKAAGVDLLFHPLREAGERLAERVLEELAIMDGVSHGRS, from the coding sequence ATGGAGGCCCTCTGGGTGGCCGCCGCCTTCGCCCTCGGCCTCCTGGCTAACCGCCTGGGCCTCCCCCCCCTGGTGGGGTATTTGGGGGCGGGCTTTGGCCTGCACACCCTGGGCTTCCGGGAGACCGAGTTCTTGGCCCACGCCGCCGAGATGGGGGTTCTCCTCCTCCTCTTCAGCGTGGGCCTGAAGCTCAGGCTCAAGGACCTCCTCGAGGCCCGGGTCCTGGGCGTGGGAGGGCTTTCCCTCCTCCTCTTCAGCCTTCTGGCCCTGCCCCTCGTGGGGCTTTTCCCTCTGGCCCTGGCCCTGGGCTTCTCTAGCACCGTCATGGTCCTCAAGCTCCTGGAGGACAAAAGGGAGCTCACCGCCTACCACGGCCGGCTGGCCATCGGCATCCTCATCCTGCAGGACCTGGTGGCCGTGGGCCTTCTCGCCCTCTACGGGGCCAAGGCGGTGAGCCCCTGGGCCCTCCTCCTCCTCTTCTTTCCCCTCCTGCGCTTCCTTTTGGCCTGGCTCCTGGAAAAAAGCGGCCACGACGAGCTCCTGGTCCTCTTCGGCCTGGGCCTGGCCCTCCTGGGCGGGGAGGGCTTCCGCCAGCTCGGGCTTTCCCCCGAGCTGGGGGCCCTCTTCATGGGGGCCCTCCTCTCGGGCCACGCCAAGGGGGCGGAGATGGCCAAGGCCCTCTGGAGCCTCAAGGAGGCCTTTTTGGTGGCCTTCTTCCTGGAGATCGGCATGAAGCAGGGCCTGGCGGACGTGGAGGTGGGGCCTCTCTTTGGGCTTCTCCTCCTCTCCCTCCTCAAGGCCCCCCTCTTCTTCCTCCTCTTCCTCCTCCTGGGCCTCCGGGCCCGCACGGGCTTCGTGGCCGGGGTCTATCTGGGTAACTACTCGGAGTTCGCCCTGATCGTGGGCGTGGCCCTGGAGCGGGCGGGGCTTCTGCCCCTGGGCCTGGCCACCCTGGCCCTGACGGTGGCCCTTTCCATGGTGCTCTCGGCCCCCCCGGCCCGCCACAGCCACTCCCTTTACCGCCGTTTGGAGCCCCTCCTCCTCCGCCTGGAGCGCCGAGGCCCCCACCCCGACCAGGAGCCCCAAGGCCTGGACGGGGCCACGGCCCTCATCGTCGGTATGGGCCGCACCGGAGGGGCCGTCTACCGGATCCTGGAGGCGAGGGGGGAAAGGCCCGTGGGCCTGGACGCCGACCCGGAGAAGGTGGAGCGCCACCGGGCCAAGGGCCGGAGGGTCCTCTACGGCGACGCCGAGGACCCGGAGCTTTGGGAGAGGCTGGACCTCTCGGGGCTCAAGGCGGTGGTCCTGGCCCTGCCCGACCTGGAGGCCAAGCTCCTCGCCGCCCGCTGGATCAAGGAGCGGGGCTTCGGGGGCCTGGTGGCCGCCACCAGCTTCCACCTGGAGGAGGACCCCGCCCTGAAGGCCGCCGGCGTGGACCTCCTCTTCCACCCCTTGCGCGAGGCGGGGGAGCGCCTGGCGGAAAGGGTTCTGGAGGAACTGGCTATAATGGATGGGGTGAGCCATGGCCGGTCATAG
- a CDS encoding YebC/PmpR family DNA-binding transcriptional regulator, whose amino-acid sequence MAGHSKWAQIKRKKAANDLKRGKIISKHLRAIQAAARAGGSPYPEANVQLRNAIEAARADDVPMENIERLLAKLQGGGEGAEQYEEIVYEGYAPGGVAVLVYALTDNRNRTAGEVRHVFGKYGGSLGTSGSVAWQFEKRGVIVSENTEAAQEAAIELGALDLEEEGESLTIYTEPGEVFRIAEALKARGIRVEDAEVIQRPQNVVALPPEEAAKVLRLVEALEDLDDVQNVYTNLDPESLQVEA is encoded by the coding sequence ATGGCCGGTCATAGCAAGTGGGCGCAGATCAAACGCAAAAAGGCCGCCAACGACCTGAAGCGCGGCAAGATCATCTCCAAGCACCTCCGGGCCATCCAAGCGGCCGCCCGGGCGGGGGGAAGCCCCTACCCCGAGGCCAACGTCCAGCTACGCAACGCCATTGAGGCCGCCCGGGCCGACGACGTGCCCATGGAGAACATTGAGCGCCTTCTCGCCAAGCTCCAAGGAGGCGGCGAGGGCGCCGAGCAGTACGAGGAGATCGTCTACGAGGGGTACGCCCCGGGGGGCGTGGCCGTCTTGGTTTACGCCCTCACCGACAACCGCAACCGCACCGCCGGCGAGGTGCGCCACGTCTTCGGCAAGTACGGGGGCTCTTTGGGCACCTCCGGGAGCGTGGCCTGGCAGTTTGAGAAGCGGGGGGTCATCGTCTCGGAGAACACCGAGGCCGCCCAGGAGGCCGCCATTGAGCTGGGGGCCCTGGACCTCGAGGAGGAAGGGGAAAGCCTCACCATCTACACCGAGCCCGGCGAGGTCTTCCGCATCGCCGAGGCCCTGAAGGCCCGGGGCATCCGGGTGGAGGACGCCGAGGTCATCCAGCGTCCCCAGAACGTGGTGGCCCTTCCCCCCGAGGAGGCGGCCAAGGTCCTGCGGCTGGTGGAGGCCCTCGAGGACCTGGACGACGTGCAGAACGTCTACACCAACCTGGACCCCGAAAGCCTCCAGGTGGAGGCCTAA